Proteins from a single region of Gossypium arboreum isolate Shixiya-1 chromosome 1, ASM2569848v2, whole genome shotgun sequence:
- the LOC108483450 gene encoding protein CLMP1-like isoform X1, whose amino-acid sequence MGKSGGRKKKGGSNQVSVDNHSNNSAAAHTNGGVDLDSSIFLKRAHELKEEGNKKFQNKDYVAALQHYDDALRLIPKTHPDRAVFHSNRAACLMQMKPIDYDTVIAECTMALQVQPRFVRALLRRARAFEAIKKYEMAMQDVQLLLGADPNHKDALEIARRLRTALGPRQEAQQDLQSRPSPAALGASAVRGAPIAGLGPCLPARPVSKKTTSPPGGSVGSPSNKLEKIQMNVATENGPENKAQMPRLVLKPSSGSLKTTGNLNKGGPRAQSISGFVQEQVAIEWRPLKLVYDHDIRLSQMPVNCSFKVLREIVSKRFPSSKSVLIKYKDNDGDLVTITCTTELRLAESSVGALIPIEPEADKASGLGILRLHIVEVNPEQEPPLPDEEEMKPLETEGAKADESGSYSSLGDNGSEGVDPEIEKTEKEASKEKAGATEDPECKEVEMDDWLFEFAQLFRTHVGIDPDAHIDLHELGMELCSEALEETVTSDEAQILFDKAAAKFQEVAALAFFNWGNVHMCAARKRIPLDESASKEVMSAQLKVAYDWVREKYSLAREKYSEALLIKPDFYEGLLALGQQQFEMAKLNWSFALAKKIDLSSWDPAETFQLFDSAEEKMKAATEMWEKLEEQRANDLKDPNSIKKDDLLKRRKKPGSVAESELLGTGNQGELSPEEAAEQAAVMRSQIHLFWGNMLFERSQVECKLGMDGWKRNLDTAVERFKLAGASESDISTVLKNHCSNGDAVEGDEKKVVGEAESSDVNQTSDK is encoded by the coding sequence ATGGGGAAGTCAGGTGGGAGAAAAAAGAAGGGTGGGTCGAACCAGGTTTCTGTTGATAATCATTCCAATAATAGCGCTGCTGCACATACTAATGGTGGTGTTGATTTGGACTCTTCTATATTTTTGAAGAGAGCCCATGAGCTCAAAGAAGAAGGCAATAAGAAGTTTCAGAACAAGGATTATGTGGCTGCCCTTCAACACTATGATGATGCTCTTAGGCTTATCCCCAAAACCCACCCTGATCGAGCCGTCTTTCACAGCAACCGGGCTGCTTGCTTGATGCAAATGAAACCCATTGATTATGACACCGTAATTGCTGAGTGTACTATGGCGCTTCAGGTTCAGCCTCGCTTTGTTAGAGCTCTTCTTAGGAGGGCTCGAGCTTTTGAGGCTATCAAAAAATATGAAATGGCTATGCAGGATGTGCAGCTTTTGTTGGGAGCTGACCCTAATCACAAGGATGCTTTGGAGATTGCAAGGAGATTAAGGACTGCATTGGGCCCTCGCCAGGAGGCTCAGCAAGACCTCCAGAGCCGTCCATCCCCAGCTGCACTTGGGGCTTCTGCTGTTCGTGGTGCCCCAATCGCCGGCCTTGGGCCTTGCTTACCTGCTCGACCGGTGTCTAAGAAGACAACATCACCTCCAGGAGGATCAGTTGGATCACCCAGTAATAAGCTGGAGAAGATCCAAATGAATGTAGCAACTGAAAACGGTCCTGAGAACAAGGCCCAGATGCCAAGACTTGTGCTGAAGCCCTCAAGTGGTTCTCTGAAAACAACCGGTAATCTGAATAAGGGTGGCCCTAGAGCACAGTCAATTTCTGGTTTTGTTCAAGAGCAGGTGGCAATTGAATGGAGACCTTTGAAACTTGTTTACGATCATGACATAAGGCTTTCCCAGATGCCAGTTAATTGCAGCTTCAAAGTGTTGAGAGAGATTGTGAGCAAGCGATTTCCTTCATCCAAGTCTGTATTAATCAAATATAAGGATAATGATGGAGATTTGGTTACTATTACCTGCACGACAGAACTTAGGTTGGCAGAGTCTTCTGTAGGTGCTCTAATTCCTATAGAGCCAGAAGCAGATAAAGCCAGTGGATTGGGGATATTGAGATTGCACATTGTTGAGGTGAATCCAGAGCAGGAACCTCCATTACCAGATGAAGAGGAGATGAAGCCTTTGGAAACTGAGGGAGCCAAGGCTGATGAGAGTGGGTCTTACTCGTCTCTTGGTGATAATGGGTCAGAAGGTGTTGATCCTGAGATTGAAAAGACAGAGAAAGAAGCTTCAAAGGAAAAAGCAGGAGCTACTGAAGATCCAGAGTGCAAGGAAGTAGAGATGGATGATTGGCTGTTTGAGTTTGCTCAACTTTTCCGCACCCATGTGGGTATTGATCCTGATGCTCATATTGACTTGCACGAGCTTGGAATGGAGCTCTGTTCGGAGGCTCTTGAGGAGACAGTTACTAGTGATGAAGCTCAAATCCTCTTTGACAAAGCTGCTGCCAAGTTCCAAGAGGTGGCTGCATTGGCTTTCTTTAATTGGGGAAATGTTCATATGTGTGCTGCAAGGAAACGTATTCCTCTAGATGAGTCTGCTAGCAAGGAGGTAATGTCAGCACAACTTAAAGTGGCTTATGACTGGGTTAGGGAGAAGTATTCTTTGGCCCGGGAGAAGTATTCCGAAGCACTCTTAATCAAGCCGGACTTCTATGAAGGTCTGCTTGCACTGGGACAGCAGCAATTTGAAATGGCCAAACTTAATTGGTCTTTTGCACTTGCAAAGAAAATAGATCTCTCAAGCTGGGATCCTGCTGAGACATTTCAACTTTTTGACAGTGCTGAAGAGAAGATGAAAGCTGCTACAGAAATGTGGGAGAAGTTGGAGGAGCAGAGAGCAAATGACTTGAAAGATCCAAATTCGATCAAGAAGGATGACTTGTTAAAGAGGAGGAAGAAACCCGGAAGTGTTGCAGAAAGTGAGCTCCTAGGAACTGGTAATCAGGGTGAGCTTTCGCCTGAGGAAGCAGCCGAACAAGCAGCTGTGATGAGATCACAAATACATCTTTTCTGGGGCAACATGCTCTTTGAACGATCCCAAGTTGAATGCAAATTAGGAATGGATGGTTGGAAAAGAAATCTTGATACTGCTGTTGAGCGCTTCAAGCTTGCTGGAGCTTCTGAATCTGACATTTCTACAGTTTTGAAGAACCATTGCTCAAATGGAGATGCTGTGGAAGGAGACGAAAAGAAAGTTGTTGGTGAAGCAGAGAGCAGTGATGTCAATCAAACATCTGACAAGTGA
- the LOC108483450 gene encoding protein CLMP1-like isoform X2, translated as MQMKPIDYDTVIAECTMALQVQPRFVRALLRRARAFEAIKKYEMAMQDVQLLLGADPNHKDALEIARRLRTALGPRQEAQQDLQSRPSPAALGASAVRGAPIAGLGPCLPARPVSKKTTSPPGGSVGSPSNKLEKIQMNVATENGPENKAQMPRLVLKPSSGSLKTTGNLNKGGPRAQSISGFVQEQVAIEWRPLKLVYDHDIRLSQMPVNCSFKVLREIVSKRFPSSKSVLIKYKDNDGDLVTITCTTELRLAESSVGALIPIEPEADKASGLGILRLHIVEVNPEQEPPLPDEEEMKPLETEGAKADESGSYSSLGDNGSEGVDPEIEKTEKEASKEKAGATEDPECKEVEMDDWLFEFAQLFRTHVGIDPDAHIDLHELGMELCSEALEETVTSDEAQILFDKAAAKFQEVAALAFFNWGNVHMCAARKRIPLDESASKEVMSAQLKVAYDWVREKYSLAREKYSEALLIKPDFYEGLLALGQQQFEMAKLNWSFALAKKIDLSSWDPAETFQLFDSAEEKMKAATEMWEKLEEQRANDLKDPNSIKKDDLLKRRKKPGSVAESELLGTGNQGELSPEEAAEQAAVMRSQIHLFWGNMLFERSQVECKLGMDGWKRNLDTAVERFKLAGASESDISTVLKNHCSNGDAVEGDEKKVVGEAESSDVNQTSDK; from the coding sequence ATGCAAATGAAACCCATTGATTATGACACCGTAATTGCTGAGTGTACTATGGCGCTTCAGGTTCAGCCTCGCTTTGTTAGAGCTCTTCTTAGGAGGGCTCGAGCTTTTGAGGCTATCAAAAAATATGAAATGGCTATGCAGGATGTGCAGCTTTTGTTGGGAGCTGACCCTAATCACAAGGATGCTTTGGAGATTGCAAGGAGATTAAGGACTGCATTGGGCCCTCGCCAGGAGGCTCAGCAAGACCTCCAGAGCCGTCCATCCCCAGCTGCACTTGGGGCTTCTGCTGTTCGTGGTGCCCCAATCGCCGGCCTTGGGCCTTGCTTACCTGCTCGACCGGTGTCTAAGAAGACAACATCACCTCCAGGAGGATCAGTTGGATCACCCAGTAATAAGCTGGAGAAGATCCAAATGAATGTAGCAACTGAAAACGGTCCTGAGAACAAGGCCCAGATGCCAAGACTTGTGCTGAAGCCCTCAAGTGGTTCTCTGAAAACAACCGGTAATCTGAATAAGGGTGGCCCTAGAGCACAGTCAATTTCTGGTTTTGTTCAAGAGCAGGTGGCAATTGAATGGAGACCTTTGAAACTTGTTTACGATCATGACATAAGGCTTTCCCAGATGCCAGTTAATTGCAGCTTCAAAGTGTTGAGAGAGATTGTGAGCAAGCGATTTCCTTCATCCAAGTCTGTATTAATCAAATATAAGGATAATGATGGAGATTTGGTTACTATTACCTGCACGACAGAACTTAGGTTGGCAGAGTCTTCTGTAGGTGCTCTAATTCCTATAGAGCCAGAAGCAGATAAAGCCAGTGGATTGGGGATATTGAGATTGCACATTGTTGAGGTGAATCCAGAGCAGGAACCTCCATTACCAGATGAAGAGGAGATGAAGCCTTTGGAAACTGAGGGAGCCAAGGCTGATGAGAGTGGGTCTTACTCGTCTCTTGGTGATAATGGGTCAGAAGGTGTTGATCCTGAGATTGAAAAGACAGAGAAAGAAGCTTCAAAGGAAAAAGCAGGAGCTACTGAAGATCCAGAGTGCAAGGAAGTAGAGATGGATGATTGGCTGTTTGAGTTTGCTCAACTTTTCCGCACCCATGTGGGTATTGATCCTGATGCTCATATTGACTTGCACGAGCTTGGAATGGAGCTCTGTTCGGAGGCTCTTGAGGAGACAGTTACTAGTGATGAAGCTCAAATCCTCTTTGACAAAGCTGCTGCCAAGTTCCAAGAGGTGGCTGCATTGGCTTTCTTTAATTGGGGAAATGTTCATATGTGTGCTGCAAGGAAACGTATTCCTCTAGATGAGTCTGCTAGCAAGGAGGTAATGTCAGCACAACTTAAAGTGGCTTATGACTGGGTTAGGGAGAAGTATTCTTTGGCCCGGGAGAAGTATTCCGAAGCACTCTTAATCAAGCCGGACTTCTATGAAGGTCTGCTTGCACTGGGACAGCAGCAATTTGAAATGGCCAAACTTAATTGGTCTTTTGCACTTGCAAAGAAAATAGATCTCTCAAGCTGGGATCCTGCTGAGACATTTCAACTTTTTGACAGTGCTGAAGAGAAGATGAAAGCTGCTACAGAAATGTGGGAGAAGTTGGAGGAGCAGAGAGCAAATGACTTGAAAGATCCAAATTCGATCAAGAAGGATGACTTGTTAAAGAGGAGGAAGAAACCCGGAAGTGTTGCAGAAAGTGAGCTCCTAGGAACTGGTAATCAGGGTGAGCTTTCGCCTGAGGAAGCAGCCGAACAAGCAGCTGTGATGAGATCACAAATACATCTTTTCTGGGGCAACATGCTCTTTGAACGATCCCAAGTTGAATGCAAATTAGGAATGGATGGTTGGAAAAGAAATCTTGATACTGCTGTTGAGCGCTTCAAGCTTGCTGGAGCTTCTGAATCTGACATTTCTACAGTTTTGAAGAACCATTGCTCAAATGGAGATGCTGTGGAAGGAGACGAAAAGAAAGTTGTTGGTGAAGCAGAGAGCAGTGATGTCAATCAAACATCTGACAAGTGA
- the LOC108480790 gene encoding BTB/POZ domain-containing protein At1g55760-like gives MTESAYRVETTARLAQWRIDNLASCTYRKSDPFKIGNWNWHLSLEKNRVLYVKLYPEISNLTRDNPPIASFIIRVVCSAGDRKAFTHPEIKDKQLKSNEDFVWPIEVPLTGKFIIDVEFLDLKTASPNGGEPCSIWAEGLTQKQSNATALACLGRMLTQSIHTDIIINASNGSIGAHRAVLSARSPVFHSMFSHNLQEKELSTINISDMSIEACQALLCYIYGNIKHEEFLAHRLALLRAADKYDISDLKEACHESLLEDIDTKNVLERLQNAALYQLPKLKSSCMRYLVRFGKIYDIRDDFNAFLLCAERELITDIFHEVLNTWKGL, from the exons ATGACCGAGTCTGCTTACAGAGTCGAAACCACCGCTCGTCTTGCTCAATGGAGGATAGATAATCTTGCCTCTTGCACTTACCGCAAATCCGATCCTTTCAAGATCGGCAACTGGAATTG GCATTTGTCACTGGAGAAGAACAGGGTATTGTATGTTAAATTATACCCAGAAATTTCGAATCTAACAAGAGACAATCCCCCAATTGCATCCTTCATCATCCGAGTTGTATGCTCAGCAGGGGATCGAAAGGCTTTCACTCATCCAG AAATAAAAGACAAACAACTGAAGAGCAACGAAGATTTTGTCTGGCCGATCGAGGTTCCTTTGACGGGGAAATTCATAATCGACGttgaatttcttgatctaaaaaccGCTTCTCCAAAC GGTGGGGAACCTTGCTCCATTTGGGCTGAAGGACTCACACAAAAGCAATCAAATGCCACAGCTCTTGCATGCCTTGGTCGGATGTTAACACAAAGCATCCACACAGATATCATTATTAATGCTTCTAATGGAAGCATCGGAGCTCATCGTGCTGTTCTTTCTGCACGATCACCTGTTTTTCACAGCATGTTTTCACAtaacctgcaagaaaaggaattGTCAACCATAAACATATCTGACATGTCAATTGAAGCTTGTCAGGCTTTGCTATGTTACATTTATGGAAACATCAAACATGAAGAATTCCTGGCTCACCGGCTGGCACTTCTCCGGGCAGCTGATAAGTATGATATATCGGATTTGAAAGAGGCCTGCCACGAGAGTCTCCTAGAAGACATCGATACAAAGAATGTCCTTGAGAGACTCCAAAATGCAGCTTTATACCAATTGCCAAAACTCAAGTCCAGTTGCATGCGATATCTTGTGAGATTTGGCAAGATATATGATATTCGAGATGATTTTAATGCTTTCCTGCTATGTGCAGAAAGGGAGCTGATAACTGATATATTCCATGAAGTTCTAAATACCTGGAAAGGATTGTAA